The Paramisgurnus dabryanus chromosome 6, PD_genome_1.1, whole genome shotgun sequence genome has a window encoding:
- the LOC141282298 gene encoding uncharacterized protein: MVLWKRLAFLYFIAVWSCIPAAFVEKRLLCSSENFNIWYTYDGPLYYLSGQISPCSFGLSLYTVNYTLIPTFTLARFGYHGIVYYNGQLWLEHTQPDLPCEDAKICYIIKGETLHETIQLYLKKFFGPPGEYEIIVTITIIDDLQGPLTLQFNITVDVKSSGSEKNIFFPQLGGL; the protein is encoded by the exons ATGGTGCTTTGGAAACGTTTagcttttctttattttattgcGGTATGGTCTTGTATACCTGCAGCATTTGTAGAGAAAAGATTACTGTGCTCCTCAGAAAATTTCAatatttggtacacatatgatG GTCCCTTGTATTACCTGTCAGGACAAATCTCCCCCTGTTCTTTTGGCTTGTCACTGTACACAGTAAATTATACACTAATCCCAA CGTTCACTTTAGCTCGTTTTGGATATCACGGCATTGTTTACTACAATGGTCAGCTGTGGCTGGAGCACACACAGCCAGATCTTCCTTGTGAGGATGCCAAAATTTGTTATATCATTAAAGGAG aaaCTCTTCATGAAACCATTCAGTTGTATCTGAAAAAGTTTTTTGGCCCTCCG GGAGAATATGAGATCATTGTAACAATAACTATTATTGATGACCTTCAAGGACCCTTGACACTACAATTCAATATCACTGTGGATGTAAAATCTTCTGGTAgtgagaaaaatatatttttcccaCAACTAGGAGGGCTATAG